TACCAGTATCtgtcatgactatgatttcacttggtttgatgggttttcttctcaagaatggcatattgccaaaggtctcagtcatttgccatagcctccatgaggcccaacacttcaAAGTGCTTTTCACGAGCTGCCAACACAAGTGTCAGTTATTCTTGTAGAATATGCTTGTTTgtaaatgtggttttgggttcagttctgtTGCACAACACCGTGGACAAACCAataccttgagagtgaatttaacagatggaaactgtgtggaagccagttgtatataattctttattgcccacaaggagctaaacatagaggggacaaacaaggacagacatagggattaagtcgattacattgaccccagtgcataactggtacttatttaatcgacctcgaaaggatgaaaggcaaagtcgacctcggtggaatttgaactcagaacgtagcggcagacaaaatacctatttctttactacccacaaggggctaaacacagaggggacaaataaggacagacacacggactaagtcgattacatcgaccccagtgcgtaactggtacttaatttatcgaccccgaaaggatgaaaggcaaagttgaccttggcggaatttgaactcagaacgtagtggcagacgaaataccgctaagcattttgcctggcatgctatcgattctgccagctcgccatctttaagccagttgtatatatcatcatcctcatcattttaatgttcatttttccctgcttgcatgggtaaaatggagtttattgaggcagattcttTATGGCCAAATGCCCTTGCTGTTGATAACAGTCACATGCTTCCAAATAAGgtgatattttcccatggccagatacattctcacagaatattggaaatgagtgatactgcttgtatgacagtgacactcatttacagctatcctgtgatgtcaagacaaggagacacaaacactcacatatacatacatgcatatatgtatgtatgtacataccttaGGTAAGTTAAAATAtgcttgtgacatatttcaacttctaaaggcaaattcactgctgTTATCAAGGAGTAAAAATTCTCTCTTAttgtaaaaaaaacttaaaaacatCATATTTACCTAGTGCTTCCCCCTATCAGATTCCTAGAAGGCCATTTCTAGCTCTTTAGCCTTCATCAATGGGGAATACCGAAGAGAGATAACCCTGGAAACATTTAAAGCCATAGCTTTGATTAAAAGCAGTCAACACCAGTGACTGAGTTGTACTATCCAACTCCCTGATCAGGATAAATATAATAGCATCAACACCAAGCAGTGATGAGGAACAAGCGAACTTTAGGCTAGTTAAaataaattcactgcagttaccatgatTTTCTGTTATGGTAAAAGGTGCAATttagcctcatggaggcaaggacTGAAaccatttggcattatgccatgcttCAGAAGACCCATCATGCCAAGTAAAACTGCACTCACGGTAGATACCAGTATCACGCAaatggcacatgtgctggtggcacataaaagcacctattatgcccttggagtggttgatgttaggaagggcacccagctatagaaaccatgccaaaacagactggagtttggtacagccttccagctgccagccctggttaaaccatccaacccatgccagcatagacaatggatgctgaatggtgatgatggtaatgatgatgacaggcttctttcagtttctatccaccaaatccactcacaaggtattggtctggttcagctattgtagaagacacttgttcatggttccatgcaatgggactgaacctgaaaccatgtggttgggaggcaaacttcttaaccatgcagcaaCACCTGTGCCATTACATTGTctgacaaaattttaatttcttttttgtcttttatcagtaaatgttatttcctaCTTGCTTCTGTCTAGAGATCAAAGGAAATGACCactattctcttcaaactttgcttttgtgacctggacatcaacgtTTTCAAACTGaccaattttccattacatttcagacagattcagcaccaagttgctgaagcagaaatatcattatagcaaatattctgctcaataccaaagatttcgcttgtcagttgcttgaccataaccacttaggcatgtcccttagtgactgacaatatgtaCACCTCTGACCATAAGCAAAAAAAgtgggggaagcatcatagcaatatgttgaaagggattctttggggtttgaatgaatgtaaaaaaatgcAAAGTTTCAATGAAATATTAGCCGCTGCAAccaaaggacaaaaatcgtgtcaCACAGTGTCATCtatgtcattttttaaaaacagtagAATATGACTGAAAGAAATTTGGTCGCTCTTTCTAATAAGTTGAGTAATTGCACAGAGACTCTCTCATTGGTTTGTTTAAGTGATAGTTTTAATTCCTTCTGATTGGCAATCAGTGTTGTAACAATTTGGGATTTAGTTCATGTTTGGACGGCTGAATATTTGAGCTAATGTTCATAATATCACAGAGTGGCAAAATGACTGAGCTACGAAACATTAACAACATTGTTATGGCTTGCATGAAACATTGCAGAATATGTAGAAAATAGGTGTATTATAGTAAGTAACAGCAATGTagataaaacattaaatatatgaaaaataacatgTATTAACAAAatggtcatgtgatatatatatcactcttgtCTTTTAAAGCTTTTGAAAAGGAGTCTTTAACTCGAAATATCAGGACTAATTACATATTTGTAAGGTAATATCTCAATATCTTAATGATATTTTTCCTATTTGATGTCCCATTtgcattgctattactttctatAACATACTGATTACATATTAACAGTATAAATGCAGAACTTACCAGAAAGATGACAAACCCAAGGAAAACAATTGCTCCAAGAGGCactaaaatatatgcccaggtaTGTTTTCCTTCTAACTCAGTAGATATTGTGGAGGTACTGCTCGAAACTGTAGAGGTTGCATGTAATGTAGCCAATATGCTGGTCGGGGGACTTGGTTCCCTGATCACATAGTTAGTAGGGGGAGTCCCAGCTTGCTCAGCTGGGGCCTGAGCAGCTCCAAATTTTAGAGACATTgtttaaatgtaaaagaaattcaAAGTCATGGAGGAGTCAGAAGTGAAGTTGAGACATGTTGGAGATCAAAGTTAAGAGAGGAAAAGTTTCAATGTAACATTTATGCACTCAAGCTGAATCTCTGTTTGCTGTATAAATTAACTGCGTTGAACACATGCTGTATACTTCCTTGAACACCATCCTCCTTGCAGTGGGTTTGATAGTAAATGCAATGTGTACACCAATGGATAATTACCTCAGAGAGTTTCAGAAGTTATCCTCAcatctgaaaaattatataaacttaatgataacacacataacataaatatataataaatataacacataacaaacatgtatgtatttatgtatgt
This DNA window, taken from Octopus sinensis linkage group LG4, ASM634580v1, whole genome shotgun sequence, encodes the following:
- the LOC115211062 gene encoding uncharacterized protein C3orf18-like; the encoded protein is MSLKFGAAQAPAEQAGTPPTNYVIREPSPPTSILATLHATSTVSSSTSTISTELEGKHTWAYILVPLGAIVFLGFVIFLIVVILKKNRLDKLRHHLMPLYSFDPAAVDEDQDWECELLDGDKEQHVALRSESPSFRHAPKLKFSTDHSEL